In Oncorhynchus keta strain PuntledgeMale-10-30-2019 chromosome 19, Oket_V2, whole genome shotgun sequence, a single genomic region encodes these proteins:
- the LOC118377594 gene encoding sodium/potassium-transporting ATPase subunit beta-1-interacting protein 1-like isoform X1: MGKCDGRVTLVAICSLQLMAALQRQVFDFLGYQWAPILANFLHIMVVILGIFGTVQFRSRYLILYAVWLVLWVGWNSFIICFYLEVGHLSQDRDILMTFNTSLHRSWWMEHGPGCLVTPVLDSRIAPDDHHVITVSGCLLDYQYIEVLSAALQVLLALFGFVYACYVSKVFQDDEDSFDFIGGFESYGYQPPQKTSHLQLQPLYTAG, translated from the exons atggcagcgctccagagacaggtgtttgaCTTCCTGGGCTACCAGTGGGCTCCTATCCTGGCCAACTTCCTCCACATCATGGTCGTCATACTGGGGATCTTTGGAACAGTGCAGTTCAGATCCCGCTACCTCATACTG TATGCTGTGTGGTTGGTGCTGTGGGTGGGATGGAACTCCTTCATCATCTGTTTCTACCTTGAGGTGGGACACTTGTCTCAG gacaggGACATCCTGATGACGTTCAACACGTCGCTGCATCGGTCCTGGTGGATGGAGCACGGCCCTGGTTGCCTAGTAACGCCGGTGTTGGACTCCCGCATCGCCCCCGACGACCACCATGTCATCACAGTCTCTGGCTGTCTCCTTGACTACCAGTACATTGAGGTGCTGAGTGCCGCGCTACAGGTTCTACTGGCT CTCTTTGGCTTTGTGTATGCCTGCTATGTGAGCAAAGTCTTCCAGGATGACGAGGATAGCT ttgaTTTCATTGGTGGCTTTGAATCCTATGGTTACCAGCCTCCTCAGAAGACCTCACACCTCCAACTGCAGCCCCTCTACAC
- the LOC118377594 gene encoding sodium/potassium-transporting ATPase subunit beta-1-interacting protein 1-like isoform X2, with the protein MGKCDGRVTLVAICSLQLMAALQRQVFDFLGYQWAPILANFLHIMVVILGIFGTVQFRSRYLILYAVWLVLWVGWNSFIICFYLEVGHLSQDRDILMTFNTSLHRSWWMEHGPGCLVTPVLDSRIAPDDHHVITVSGCLLDYQYIEVLSAALQVLLALFGFVYACYVSKVFQDDEDSFDFIGGFESYGYQPPQKTSHLQLQPLYT; encoded by the exons atggcagcgctccagagacaggtgtttgaCTTCCTGGGCTACCAGTGGGCTCCTATCCTGGCCAACTTCCTCCACATCATGGTCGTCATACTGGGGATCTTTGGAACAGTGCAGTTCAGATCCCGCTACCTCATACTG TATGCTGTGTGGTTGGTGCTGTGGGTGGGATGGAACTCCTTCATCATCTGTTTCTACCTTGAGGTGGGACACTTGTCTCAG gacaggGACATCCTGATGACGTTCAACACGTCGCTGCATCGGTCCTGGTGGATGGAGCACGGCCCTGGTTGCCTAGTAACGCCGGTGTTGGACTCCCGCATCGCCCCCGACGACCACCATGTCATCACAGTCTCTGGCTGTCTCCTTGACTACCAGTACATTGAGGTGCTGAGTGCCGCGCTACAGGTTCTACTGGCT CTCTTTGGCTTTGTGTATGCCTGCTATGTGAGCAAAGTCTTCCAGGATGACGAGGATAGCT ttgaTTTCATTGGTGGCTTTGAATCCTATGGTTACCAGCCTCCTCAGAAGACCTCACACCTCCAACTGCAGCCCCTCTACACGTAG